In a single window of the Nocardioides sp. L-11A genome:
- a CDS encoding PIN domain-containing protein, which translates to MNVLDVNVVIPLYRGDHSHHAAATAWWQQSVTAGETFTVPDLVWVGFVRMITNRRVFPEPSAFRDAWEFAAALMAQPTYTTWTAHPRTLEEFTALSAQAGARADLVTDAYIAACAATYGGTVVTFDRDFRKFDGLRVHELTL; encoded by the coding sequence ATGAACGTCCTTGACGTCAACGTGGTGATCCCGCTCTACCGCGGCGACCACAGTCACCACGCGGCTGCGACGGCCTGGTGGCAGCAGTCGGTGACGGCGGGCGAGACGTTCACCGTCCCCGACCTCGTCTGGGTCGGGTTCGTGCGGATGATCACCAACCGGCGGGTGTTCCCCGAGCCGTCGGCCTTCCGCGACGCCTGGGAGTTCGCCGCGGCCCTGATGGCCCAGCCGACGTACACGACGTGGACGGCCCACCCCCGGACGTTGGAGGAGTTCACTGCCTTGAGCGCGCAGGCCGGCGCCCGGGCCGACCTGGTGACCGACGCCTACATCGCCGCCTGCGCAGCGACGTACGGCGGGACCGTCGTCACCTTCGATCGCGACTTCCGCAAGTTCGACGGTCTGCGGGTCCACGAGCTCACCCTCTGA
- a CDS encoding homogentisate 1,2-dioxygenase, with protein sequence MAYYRQVGEVPQKRHTQFRDADGRLYYEELMGEEGFSSDSSLLYHRGVPSAITSAETWELPDQARTPNHPLTPRHLRLHDLTTGTDAVTDRRLVLGNADVRIAYVVTGGAGASPSPLYRNAIGDECVFVETGSGTVETVFGVLTYRAGDYVVIPRATTHRWVPAEPSRLYAIEANSHIAPPKRYLSRYGQLLEHAPYCERDLHGPTGVHLEDGADVEVLVKHRVGGQVVGTRYTYATHPFDVVGWDGCLYPYTFNIDDYMPITGKIHQPPPVHQVFEGHNFVICNFLPRKVDYHPLAVPVPYYHSNVDSDEVMFYVAGDYEARKGSGIGLGSISLHPGGHAHGPQPQAIEASLGAEYFEESAVMVDTFAPLELGEGGLAVEDPEYAWTWARSLD encoded by the coding sequence TCCGAGACGCAGACGGGCGGCTCTACTACGAGGAGCTGATGGGCGAGGAGGGCTTCTCCTCCGACTCCTCGCTGCTCTACCACCGCGGCGTCCCGTCCGCGATCACCTCCGCCGAGACGTGGGAGCTTCCCGACCAGGCCCGGACCCCCAACCACCCGCTCACGCCGCGCCACCTCCGGCTCCACGACCTCACCACCGGCACGGACGCCGTCACCGACCGCCGCCTGGTCCTCGGCAACGCCGACGTCCGGATCGCGTACGTGGTCACCGGCGGTGCCGGCGCCAGCCCGTCTCCGCTCTACCGCAACGCGATCGGCGACGAGTGCGTCTTCGTCGAGACCGGCTCCGGCACGGTCGAGACCGTCTTCGGCGTGCTGACCTACCGCGCCGGCGACTACGTCGTCATCCCGCGCGCAACCACCCACCGCTGGGTGCCTGCCGAACCGTCGCGGCTCTACGCCATCGAGGCCAACAGCCACATCGCTCCGCCCAAGCGCTACCTGTCGCGCTACGGCCAGCTGCTCGAGCACGCGCCGTACTGCGAGCGCGACCTGCACGGACCGACCGGCGTCCACCTCGAGGACGGCGCCGACGTCGAGGTCCTCGTCAAGCACCGGGTCGGCGGCCAGGTCGTCGGCACCCGCTACACGTACGCGACCCACCCCTTCGACGTCGTCGGCTGGGACGGCTGCCTGTACCCCTACACCTTCAACATCGACGACTACATGCCCATCACCGGCAAGATCCACCAGCCGCCGCCGGTGCACCAGGTCTTCGAGGGGCACAACTTCGTGATCTGCAACTTCCTGCCGCGCAAGGTCGACTACCACCCGCTCGCCGTACCGGTGCCCTACTACCACTCGAACGTCGACTCCGACGAGGTCATGTTCTACGTCGCCGGCGACTACGAGGCACGCAAGGGCTCGGGCATCGGTCTGGGCTCCATCTCCCTCCACCCCGGCGGCCACGCCCACGGCCCGCAGCCGCAGGCGATCGAGGCATCCCTGGGCGCGGAGTACTTCGAGGAGTCGGCCGTCATGGTTGACACCTTCGCCCCGCTCGAGCTCGGCGAGGGCGGACTGGCCGTCGAGGACCCGGAGTACGCCTGGACCTGGGCGCGCTCGCTGGACTGA
- a CDS encoding crosslink repair DNA glycosylase YcaQ family protein, which yields MIRLDREQARRIAVRAQLLDERRTWSVAEVVDELTLLQVDPTAAIAPSADLVLWSRLGDGFEHSDLTFALETERSLAELSSYVRPMDDIGHLLAVAPHDLHPTIHAWLAANQRFRADVLDRLAGEGPQTAAELPDTCEAPWASSGWNNDKNVNRLLEVLTLLGEVAISGRRGRLRVYDLAGRVYPADLAVPSYDDARAVLDRRELAALGIARTGPGEVVAVDGTDGKWRVDVDALAAADESFAGRCAFLSPFDRLVHDRDRALELFDFAYVLEMYKPAASRRWGYFALPILDGDRLVGKLDAKADRRAGVLRVQAVHEDLPWEPATGDAVDAELAALGGWLGLEVAR from the coding sequence ATGATCCGGCTCGACCGGGAGCAGGCCCGGCGGATCGCGGTCCGGGCCCAACTCCTCGACGAGCGGCGCACCTGGTCTGTCGCGGAGGTCGTCGACGAGCTGACCCTGCTGCAGGTCGACCCGACGGCGGCGATCGCGCCGAGCGCCGACCTGGTGCTGTGGTCGCGCCTCGGCGACGGCTTCGAACACTCCGACCTGACCTTCGCCCTGGAGACCGAGCGCTCCCTGGCCGAGCTGTCGTCGTACGTGCGGCCGATGGACGACATCGGCCACCTGCTCGCGGTGGCGCCGCACGACCTGCACCCGACCATCCACGCGTGGCTGGCCGCCAACCAGCGCTTCCGGGCCGACGTCCTGGACCGGTTGGCCGGCGAGGGACCGCAGACCGCCGCGGAGCTCCCCGACACCTGCGAGGCGCCGTGGGCCTCGAGTGGGTGGAACAACGACAAGAACGTCAACCGGCTGCTCGAGGTGCTGACCCTGTTGGGCGAGGTCGCGATCAGCGGGCGGCGGGGGCGGCTGCGGGTCTACGACCTGGCCGGGCGGGTCTATCCGGCCGACCTCGCCGTGCCGTCGTACGACGACGCGCGGGCCGTTCTCGACCGGCGCGAGCTCGCCGCGCTGGGCATCGCGCGCACGGGCCCGGGCGAGGTGGTCGCCGTCGACGGCACCGACGGCAAGTGGCGGGTCGATGTCGACGCGCTGGCAGCGGCCGACGAGTCGTTCGCGGGCCGCTGCGCCTTCCTGTCCCCCTTCGACCGGCTGGTCCACGACCGCGACCGGGCGCTGGAGCTGTTCGACTTCGCCTACGTCCTGGAGATGTACAAGCCCGCGGCGTCGCGTCGCTGGGGCTACTTCGCCCTCCCGATCCTGGACGGCGACCGGCTGGTCGGGAAGCTCGACGCGAAGGCCGACCGCAGGGCCGGTGTGCTCCGGGTCCAGGCCGTCCACGAGGACCTCCCCTGGGAGCCGGCCACCGGCGACGCCGTCGACGCGGAGCTGGCGGCGCTCGGTGGCTGGCTGGGGCTGGAGGTCGCGCGCTAG
- a CDS encoding DUF885 domain-containing protein, whose amino-acid sequence MTRLVDARTDRFVEDLAALDPLTATYAGIPGHDGELPDLSPDGFAATEELHRRALADVAALEAADEREEIARAAFLERVGLTVERADAGVERSEFSVISSAIHAVREVFDLMPTETPEQWEAIGARLAAVPAALDGYRTTLLEEAAAGRVSARRQYAEVAGQVRGWTGQEGAAGDYFAGVVAQAPEGLRAALTNAAASASAAYAGFGRFVETELLPRGREVDGVGREHYALASRYFLGARVDLEETYRWGWEELKRIEDDMTATAGRVVADGSVADAVAALDADPARDCGSREAFQAWMQEKSDAILADFDGVHFDIADPIRTLQCKVAPINDGGAWYTPPTEDFSRPGTMWFSFTDDHERYSTWRETTTVFHEGVPGHHLQVAQAVHRADLLNRWQRLLCWVSGHGEGWALYAERLMDELGYFADPGDRLGFLDMQGFRAARVVVDIGVHLGLRIPADNPFGWRPGETWDADLAYEFMRAHSRMDDGSLRFEVNRYLGWPGQAPSYKVGERIWLDARADARARHGAAFDLKAFHTAALDLGGLGLDPLQAALARL is encoded by the coding sequence ATGACGCGACTCGTGGACGCCCGCACCGACCGCTTCGTCGAGGACCTCGCCGCGCTCGACCCGCTGACGGCGACCTATGCCGGCATCCCCGGCCATGACGGCGAGCTGCCCGACCTCTCCCCCGACGGCTTCGCCGCGACGGAGGAACTGCACCGCCGGGCGCTGGCCGACGTCGCCGCGCTGGAGGCGGCCGACGAGCGCGAGGAGATCGCCAGGGCGGCCTTCCTGGAGCGGGTCGGGCTCACCGTCGAGCGCGCCGACGCCGGGGTCGAGCGCAGCGAGTTCTCGGTCATCTCGAGCGCGATCCACGCGGTGCGCGAGGTGTTCGACCTGATGCCGACCGAGACCCCGGAGCAGTGGGAGGCGATCGGCGCCCGCCTGGCCGCGGTGCCCGCCGCTCTCGATGGCTACCGCACCACGCTGCTCGAGGAGGCGGCCGCGGGCCGGGTCTCCGCCCGGCGCCAGTACGCCGAGGTGGCCGGCCAGGTGCGGGGCTGGACCGGTCAGGAGGGGGCGGCCGGCGACTACTTCGCGGGCGTCGTGGCCCAGGCACCGGAGGGGCTGCGCGCGGCGTTGACCAACGCGGCGGCGAGCGCCTCGGCGGCGTACGCGGGCTTCGGGCGCTTCGTGGAGACCGAGCTGCTCCCGCGGGGCCGCGAGGTCGACGGGGTGGGCCGTGAGCACTACGCGCTCGCCTCCCGCTACTTCCTCGGCGCGCGGGTCGACCTCGAGGAGACCTACCGCTGGGGCTGGGAGGAGCTGAAGCGGATCGAGGACGACATGACCGCCACGGCGGGGCGGGTCGTCGCCGACGGGAGTGTCGCCGACGCGGTCGCGGCGCTCGACGCCGATCCCGCGCGCGACTGCGGCAGCCGCGAGGCGTTCCAGGCCTGGATGCAGGAGAAGTCCGACGCGATCCTCGCCGACTTCGACGGTGTGCACTTCGACATCGCTGATCCGATCCGGACCCTGCAGTGCAAGGTGGCGCCGATCAACGACGGCGGCGCCTGGTACACCCCGCCCACCGAGGACTTCTCCCGCCCGGGCACCATGTGGTTCTCCTTCACCGACGACCACGAGCGCTACTCCACCTGGCGCGAGACGACGACCGTGTTCCACGAGGGCGTGCCGGGCCACCATCTTCAGGTCGCCCAGGCGGTGCACCGCGCCGACCTGCTCAACCGCTGGCAGCGGCTGCTGTGCTGGGTCAGTGGCCACGGTGAGGGCTGGGCGCTGTACGCCGAGCGGCTGATGGACGAGCTCGGCTACTTCGCCGACCCGGGCGACCGGCTCGGGTTCCTCGACATGCAGGGCTTCCGCGCCGCCCGGGTGGTCGTCGACATCGGCGTCCACCTGGGCCTGCGGATCCCCGCCGACAACCCCTTCGGCTGGCGACCCGGCGAGACCTGGGATGCCGACCTCGCCTACGAGTTCATGCGCGCGCACTCGCGGATGGACGACGGGTCGCTGCGCTTCGAGGTCAACCGCTACCTCGGCTGGCCGGGCCAGGCGCCGTCGTACAAGGTCGGCGAGCGGATCTGGCTCGACGCCCGGGCCGACGCGCGGGCGCGGCACGGCGCGGCATTCGACCTCAAGGCGTTCCACACCGCGGCCCTCGATCTCGGCGGGCTCGGCCTCGACCCGCTGCAGGCCGCGCTCGCCCGGCTCTGA
- a CDS encoding CopG family transcriptional regulator translates to MRTTVNIHDGLLATVKHRAQEEGKTLGDVFEDALRSYLLADRTEEVTEAAPPSLPVFRGGTGLAPGIDPSSNASLYEAMYAAEDAALAALIRGHERP, encoded by the coding sequence GTGCGCACCACGGTCAACATCCACGACGGCCTCCTCGCGACCGTCAAGCATCGTGCGCAGGAGGAGGGCAAGACGCTCGGCGATGTGTTCGAGGATGCCCTCCGGAGCTACCTGTTGGCTGACCGGACCGAGGAGGTCACGGAGGCAGCGCCGCCATCGCTCCCCGTGTTCCGCGGCGGCACCGGTCTGGCTCCGGGGATCGATCCGTCGAGCAACGCGTCGCTGTACGAGGCGATGTACGCCGCAGAGGACGCGGCGCTGGCGGCGCTGATCCGGGGCCATGAACGTCCTTGA